A genomic window from Peromyscus maniculatus bairdii isolate BWxNUB_F1_BW_parent chromosome 1, HU_Pman_BW_mat_3.1, whole genome shotgun sequence includes:
- the LOC102912539 gene encoding olfactory receptor 14C36-like — protein sequence MANSTMVTEFLLEIFAETWELRLLLSVLFLLLYLGSLLGNLTIVIATTVDQTLNTPMYFFLRNLSILDMCYFSVTVPNAFVNSLTDHRNISVAGCAAQVFLVFFCACVEILFLTVMAQDRYVAICKPLLYPVIMNHQFCVQMTLASLLTSLIIAVVHTIKTFQLSFCHSNMVPQIFCDIPPLLRLSCSDTFNNKVLILLTAIGFSGSCFTFIAISYVHILSTVLRVPVKGDRGKAFSTCVPHIIVVSVFLTSGAYVYLRIPVTTELVQQITLSVFYTVFPPFLNPIIYSLRNR from the coding sequence ATGGCCAATTCCACCATGGTAACTGAGTTCCTCCTAGAGATCTTTGCAGAGACTTGGGAGCTCAGGCTCCTACTCAGTGTGCTGTTCCTGCTGTTGTACCTGGGCAGCCTATTAGGAAACTTGACCATCGTCATTGCTACCACAGTTGACCAGACCCTGaacacacccatgtacttcttcctcaggaATTTGTCCATCTTAGACATGTGCTATTTTTCTGTCACTGTCCCCAATGCCTTTGTCAACTCTCTCACTGACCACAGGAATATTTCTGTGGCTGGGTGTGCAGCACAGGTCTTTTTGGTCTTCTTCTGTGCATGTGTAGAGATTCTGTTTCTTACTGTCATGGCTCaggaccgctatgtggccatctgtaaaCCTCTCCTTTATCCTGTGATCATGAACCACCAATTCTGTGTTCAGATGACACTGGCTTCCCTACTTACCTCTCTTATCATTGCGGTTGTGCACACTATCAAAACCTTCCAACTATCTTTTTGTCACTCCAACATGGTCCCCCAAATCTTCTGTGATATTCCCCCTTTGCTGAGGCTTTCTTGCTCAGATACCTTCAACAACAAAGTCTTAATTCTTCTGACAGCCATTGGGTTCAGTGGTAGCTGCTTTACCTTCATCGCCATATCATATGTTCACATATTATCCACTGTGTTGAGGGTTCCTGTAAAAGGGGATCGAGGGAAGGCATTTTCCACCTGTGTCCCTCACATTATTGTAgtgtctgtgtttcttacttcAGGTGCCTATGTGTATCTAAGAATTCCAGTAACTACAGAGTTAGTGCAGCAGATTactctttctgtattttatacTGTTTTCCCACCATTCTTGAATCCTATCATCTATAGTCTTAGAAACAGATAA